The following DNA comes from Burkholderia stabilis.
GATGCGCCTGCATGTCGGGTTCGGGAATCTCGGCCTCGTCGAGCTCGACGAGGATGTCTTCGACGTTCGCGAGGATCGACCCCGAAAAGTAGCGATACAGCGCCTCGAGCGCGTGATTGTGCGACGCGGTGGCCACGGCGATGTGAAACGCGCGGTCGCGTTCGACGAACTTCTTCACGTCGCGCGCCGCTTCGCGCTCGCCGCGCGCCTTCAGCAGCTTGCGCAGCGTCGCGAGATCCTCGTCGGTGCGCCGGCGCGCCGCGTAGCGCGCGCATTCCGTCTCGAGCATGCACTGCAGCTCGAGATGATCGCCGCGTGCGGCGCGATCGACGTTGCGCATCGTTTCGGCCGGATCGACGTTGCGCCGCACGTAGGTGCCGTCGCCCTGGCGCACTTCGAGCACGCCGGAATACGCGAGCGTGCGAACCGCTTCGCGCACCGTGTTGCGCCCGACCTCGAGCTGCTTCGCGAGATCGAGCTCGGTCGGGATGCGATGACCGACGCGCCAGATGCCGGAAGTGATGTTGGATTTGAGGATTTCGATCGCCGAATCGACGAGCGAGTGTCGGGTGGCCGGGGGCAGGCTTGACATACGTGTGTCGCTTGAAACTTGAGAGTGTCGCTATCCTATCATCCGATCATTCATTTAGTCGTTCAGAATAACGACATTCATCCGTGACAAATTGTTAACGTCAGACGAATAGCGTGCAGCGTGATCGGTGCGCGCCGCGCAATCGACGATTGCGCTTGCCGGCATTTACCCGCGTCGTGCCGGAATGAATGATTCCCATTTGCAAATCAGTCGCGGCCGCCGTTGCACGGGCGGTCCGTCTCGGTACCCGAGGGCACGGTGATTCCACCGGCGCCCGTCCCCGATCTCCGGATAAATCGACATGATTCGACCACACACCGGCCGCCGTGCGCGGCCTGGATTCCCGTTGCCGTGCGCGGCGTCATGGCGCGTGCCGGGCTGGGCGGCCGCGCTGGCCTGCGCGGCTGCGATGCCGGTTGCCGCGGCGGCGCAGGACGCGGCGGAGCCCGCGGATGCGCCGATGCTCGCACCGATCGCCGTCGACGGGCGGCGCGAGACGGGCGTCGGCCCGGTGCGCGGCATCGCGGCTGACGTGTCGCGCGCGGGCACCAAGACCGACACGCCGATCGTCGAAGTGCCGCAGGGGCTGTCGGTCGTCACGCGCGAACAGATGGACCGGCAGGATGTGCACAGCGTCGGCGACAGCCTGCGCTACACGCCCGGCGCATACGCGGATTCGCGCCCCGGCGGCGTGCTCGAAAGCGTGTTCCTGCGCGGCTTCGGCGGCTTCGCGGCGGCGGCGATCAATCCGCAGATGCTCGACGGCCTGCCGCTGCCGAAAGGCGTGAACTGGGCTGCGAGCGTCGTCGATCCGTGGACGCTCGAACGCATCGACGTGCTGCGCGGCCCGGCGTCGGTGCTGTACGGGCAGGCGAGCCCCGGCGGCATCGTCGACATGGTCAGCAAGCGGCCGACGCGCGAGGCCCAGCGTCTGCTCGCCGTGCAGACCGGCAACCGCGACCGCGCGCAGCTTGCGTTCGACTTCAGCGGGCCTGCCACGCAGGACGGCACGTGGCGCTACCGGATCGACGGTCTCGCGCGGCGCGCGGACGAACAGATCGACTATTCGAAGCAGCAGCGCATCGTCGTCGCGCCGTCGCTGAC
Coding sequences within:
- a CDS encoding FadR/GntR family transcriptional regulator; this translates as MSSLPPATRHSLVDSAIEILKSNITSGIWRVGHRIPTELDLAKQLEVGRNTVREAVRTLAYSGVLEVRQGDGTYVRRNVDPAETMRNVDRAARGDHLELQCMLETECARYAARRRTDEDLATLRKLLKARGEREAARDVKKFVERDRAFHIAVATASHNHALEALYRYFSGSILANVEDILVELDEAEIPEPDMQAHQAVLDAIEQRDENKAVRATLAILKPQMTWLETREPPAA